One Cloacibacillus sp. DNA window includes the following coding sequences:
- a CDS encoding heavy metal translocating P-type ATPase: MRQYTVTGMSCAACSSRVEKAVSKVPGVTSCSVSLLTNSMGVEGTASDEEIIAAVREAGYDTAPKGGETSRGAAEGAEDEALKDLETPALKRRLIASLGFLAVLMYLSMGHMMWGWPLPSSLGDNHVAMGLAQLLLTVAVMVVNQKFFISGFKSLWHRAPNMDTLVALGSAAAFVYSTAALFAMTAAQARGDAAGVMAYMHEFWFEAAAMILALITVGKMLEARSKGRTTDALKGLMKLAPKTAVLLKDGVETSVPIEQVKKGDIFVVRPGENIPVDGVVLEGGGAVNESALTGESIPVDKAPGDRVSAATLNQSGFIKCEATRVGEDTTLSQIIQMVSDAAVTKAPIAKIADRVSGVFVPVVIGISAVTTAAWLLAGESVSFALARGISVLVISCPCALGLATPVAIMVGNGMGAKNGILFKNAAALEEAGKVRIVALDKTGTITSGEPKVTDIIPASGYGEDELLRLAAALEQKSEHPLARAVLRETGERKIAAAEVSDFRALPGNGLAATLDGCALLGGNYNFISRQATVSGEMKAQSERLAEEGKTPLFFSKDGALAGIIAIADTIKEESARAVGELKNMGIHVVMLTGDNESTARAIGGEAGVDEVIAGVLPDGKESVIRRLKEKGAVAMVGDGINDAPALTRADIGIAIGAGTDVAIDAADIVLMKSRLTDVPAAIRLSRATLRNIHENLFWAFIYNIIGIPLAAGVFISLLGWKLNPMFGAAAMSLSSFCVVTNALRLNFFKMYDAGKDKKINTDHKKSKERITMEKTIKIEGMMCGHCEATVKKALEALPQVEAANVDHTAGTAVVTLKDAVQDEVLKKAVEDKDYKVVSIQ, from the coding sequence ATGAGACAATATACGGTAACCGGGATGAGCTGCGCGGCCTGCAGCTCCCGTGTAGAAAAGGCCGTTTCGAAGGTGCCGGGGGTGACCTCCTGCTCCGTGAGCCTGCTGACCAACTCCATGGGAGTGGAGGGCACGGCCTCCGACGAAGAGATCATCGCCGCAGTCCGCGAAGCGGGATACGACACCGCGCCCAAGGGTGGGGAAACGAGCCGCGGCGCGGCGGAGGGAGCGGAGGACGAGGCGCTGAAAGACCTGGAGACGCCGGCGCTGAAAAGACGCCTGATCGCCTCGCTGGGCTTTCTCGCCGTCCTGATGTACCTCTCCATGGGACACATGATGTGGGGATGGCCTCTGCCTTCCAGCCTCGGCGACAACCATGTCGCGATGGGGCTGGCGCAGTTGCTGCTGACCGTCGCCGTCATGGTTGTCAACCAGAAGTTCTTCATCAGCGGCTTCAAAAGCCTGTGGCACAGGGCGCCTAACATGGACACCCTCGTCGCGCTTGGCTCCGCGGCGGCCTTCGTCTACAGCACCGCGGCGCTCTTCGCGATGACGGCGGCGCAGGCCAGGGGCGACGCCGCGGGAGTTATGGCTTACATGCACGAATTCTGGTTTGAGGCCGCGGCGATGATCCTCGCGCTGATCACCGTCGGCAAGATGCTTGAGGCCCGCTCCAAGGGCAGGACGACCGACGCCCTCAAAGGGCTGATGAAGCTGGCTCCCAAGACGGCGGTACTGCTTAAGGACGGCGTGGAGACCTCTGTCCCCATCGAACAGGTAAAAAAGGGAGATATCTTCGTCGTGCGCCCGGGAGAGAACATCCCCGTGGACGGCGTGGTCCTGGAGGGCGGCGGCGCCGTCAACGAATCGGCGCTCACCGGCGAAAGCATCCCCGTTGATAAGGCGCCCGGCGACCGAGTATCCGCCGCGACGCTGAACCAGTCGGGGTTCATCAAATGCGAGGCGACGCGCGTCGGCGAGGACACGACGCTCTCGCAGATCATTCAGATGGTCAGCGACGCGGCGGTGACCAAAGCCCCCATCGCCAAGATCGCTGACCGGGTCTCCGGCGTATTCGTTCCCGTCGTAATCGGTATCTCCGCCGTCACGACCGCCGCCTGGCTGCTCGCGGGAGAGTCCGTGAGCTTCGCGCTGGCGCGCGGCATCTCCGTACTCGTCATCAGCTGCCCCTGCGCGCTGGGGCTCGCAACGCCGGTGGCGATCATGGTGGGCAACGGTATGGGCGCGAAAAACGGCATCCTCTTCAAAAACGCCGCCGCTCTTGAGGAGGCCGGCAAGGTGCGGATCGTGGCGCTCGACAAGACCGGCACCATCACCTCCGGCGAGCCGAAGGTGACGGACATCATTCCAGCTTCCGGTTATGGCGAAGACGAACTGTTGCGCCTCGCCGCCGCGCTGGAACAGAAGAGCGAGCACCCGCTGGCGCGGGCGGTGCTGCGGGAGACCGGCGAGCGGAAGATCGCCGCGGCGGAGGTCTCCGACTTTCGGGCGCTGCCAGGAAACGGGCTGGCGGCGACGCTTGACGGCTGCGCCCTGCTGGGCGGCAATTACAACTTCATCAGCAGACAGGCCACAGTCTCCGGCGAAATGAAGGCACAGTCCGAGCGGCTAGCGGAAGAGGGCAAGACGCCGCTCTTCTTCAGCAAAGACGGCGCGCTGGCCGGTATCATCGCCATCGCTGACACCATCAAAGAGGAGAGCGCGAGAGCGGTCGGCGAGCTGAAAAATATGGGCATCCATGTGGTGATGCTCACCGGCGACAACGAAAGCACCGCGCGGGCTATCGGCGGCGAGGCCGGAGTCGACGAGGTGATCGCCGGCGTACTGCCGGATGGCAAAGAGAGCGTGATCCGCCGCCTGAAAGAAAAGGGCGCGGTCGCTATGGTGGGAGACGGCATCAACGACGCCCCCGCCCTCACAAGGGCGGACATCGGCATCGCCATCGGCGCCGGTACCGACGTCGCCATCGACGCGGCGGACATCGTTCTGATGAAGAGCCGCCTTACAGACGTCCCGGCGGCGATCCGGCTGAGCCGGGCCACCCTGCGGAATATCCACGAAAACCTCTTCTGGGCTTTCATCTACAACATCATCGGCATTCCGCTCGCGGCGGGGGTCTTCATCTCCCTGCTGGGCTGGAAGCTGAATCCGATGTTCGGCGCGGCCGCGATGAGCCTTTCCAGCTTCTGCGTCGTCACCAACGCGCTGCGGCTGAATTTCTTCAAAATGTATGACGCGGGTAAGGACAAAAAGATAAATACAGACCATAAAAAATCAAAGGAGCGGATAACGATGGAAAAGACAATAAAAATCGAAGGTATGATGTGCGGCCACTGCGAGGCCACGGTCAAAAAAGCGCTGGAGGCGCTGCCACAGGTTGAGGCGGCAAATGTGGACCACACCGCCGGCACCGCCGTGGTGACGCTGAAGGACGCTGTGCAGGACGAAGTCCTCAAAAAAGCAGTCGAGGATAAGGACTATAAGGTGGTTTCGATACAGTAG
- the rplJ gene encoding 50S ribosomal protein L10 produces MPTQAKRENIDMLAEALKRSDAVFITEYRGLTVKKISAVRKLIRQAGGEMKVCKNTFMRIALSECGMVQASEIDFGPNGYVLSYGDAAAVAKVIRDFSKEKGNEALVIKGAILGGQQVLTKDQVFALADLPSKETLIAQVVGTIAAPLRGLVTVLSGPQKNFVTVLERIKEQKESAA; encoded by the coding sequence ATGCCGACACAAGCAAAACGTGAAAATATCGATATGCTGGCAGAGGCTCTCAAAAGGAGCGACGCAGTCTTCATCACCGAATACCGCGGACTGACAGTCAAGAAGATAAGCGCGGTGCGTAAACTCATCCGTCAGGCCGGCGGTGAGATGAAGGTCTGCAAGAACACCTTTATGCGCATAGCCCTCAGCGAATGCGGTATGGTCCAGGCTTCCGAGATCGACTTCGGGCCCAACGGCTATGTCCTTTCCTACGGCGACGCGGCGGCGGTTGCCAAGGTGATCCGCGACTTCTCCAAGGAGAAGGGCAACGAAGCTCTTGTCATCAAGGGCGCCATCCTCGGAGGACAGCAGGTCCTCACGAAGGATCAGGTCTTCGCTCTCGCGGACCTTCCCTCAAAGGAGACGCTCATCGCTCAGGTCGTGGGCACCATCGCGGCTCCGCTTCGCGGTCTCGTTACCGTGCTCTCCGGCCCCCAGAAGAATTTTGTCACAGTCCTCGAGAGGATCAAGGAACAGAAAGAATCAGCGGCATAG
- a CDS encoding metal-sensing transcriptional repressor — translation MKDKEICACCEKMTERTEEERKKLIHRLNRIEGQIRGIRGMVEKSVYCTDILVQSAAVTAAVNAFNKDLLASHIRNCVARDIRAGKDEVIDELVATLQKLMK, via the coding sequence ATGAAAGATAAAGAAATTTGCGCCTGCTGTGAGAAGATGACCGAGCGCACCGAAGAGGAGCGCAAAAAACTGATCCACCGCCTCAACCGCATCGAGGGACAGATACGCGGAATTCGCGGGATGGTCGAAAAGAGCGTCTATTGTACCGACATTCTTGTACAGTCGGCGGCGGTTACGGCGGCAGTTAACGCCTTCAATAAAGACCTGCTGGCCAGCCACATCCGCAACTGCGTGGCGAGGGATATCCGGGCGGGAAAGGACGAGGTCATCGACGAACTGGTCGCAACCCTGCAAAAGCTGATGAAATAG
- a CDS encoding YoaK family protein: MAESKRQMSDSLRVAMLLALAGGFLDAYTYVTRGGVFANAQTGNIVLFGINLFEGNFIAAKDYLVPIFAFFIGIIIAEMIKSRFRSNRALHWRQIVVLIEFAVLAAAAFMPQAYNTSVNALISFVCSLQVESFRKVKGSPFATTMCTGNLRSATEHLYNYHKSHDREALKNSGRYFLVIALFTAGAGIGAVVSKLFHFQAVLFAAALLLTAAIIMTKDPESANI; the protein is encoded by the coding sequence ATGGCGGAAAGTAAAAGACAGATGTCCGATTCACTGAGGGTGGCGATGCTGCTCGCGCTTGCGGGCGGTTTTCTCGACGCCTATACCTACGTGACGCGCGGCGGCGTCTTTGCCAACGCGCAGACCGGCAATATCGTTCTCTTCGGGATAAATCTCTTCGAGGGAAATTTCATCGCGGCCAAAGATTATCTGGTGCCGATTTTCGCCTTTTTTATCGGAATAATCATCGCGGAGATGATAAAGAGCCGCTTTCGCAGTAACCGCGCCCTCCACTGGCGGCAGATCGTCGTCTTGATCGAATTCGCCGTGCTCGCCGCGGCGGCCTTCATGCCGCAGGCTTACAACACCTCGGTGAACGCCCTTATTTCCTTCGTCTGCTCTTTGCAGGTGGAGAGTTTCAGAAAGGTCAAGGGCAGTCCGTTCGCCACGACTATGTGCACGGGAAACCTGCGCAGCGCCACCGAGCATCTCTACAACTACCACAAAAGCCATGACCGCGAGGCGCTGAAAAACAGCGGCCGTTATTTTCTCGTGATCGCCCTCTTCACGGCGGGGGCCGGCATCGGCGCGGTGGTCTCCAAATTGTTCCATTTCCAGGCGGTCCTCTTTGCCGCGGCGCTGCTGCTGACGGCGGCGATCATTATGACAAAGGACCCGGAGTCGGCCAATATCTGA
- the rplL gene encoding 50S ribosomal protein L7/L12, translating to MTREELIQAISEMSVLELSELVKELEEKFGVSAAAPAMMMPMGGMPAAGAAAPAEEEKTEFDVVLAEHGANKIGVIKVVREITGLGLKEAKEMVDGAPKTIKEAVAKDEAEEIKKKLEEAGAKVELK from the coding sequence ATGACACGTGAAGAACTCATCCAGGCTATCAGCGAAATGTCAGTACTCGAGCTTTCAGAGCTCGTTAAGGAACTCGAAGAGAAGTTCGGCGTCTCCGCGGCCGCTCCCGCGATGATGATGCCCATGGGCGGCATGCCCGCGGCCGGCGCCGCGGCTCCCGCAGAGGAAGAGAAGACTGAATTTGACGTAGTCCTCGCCGAGCACGGCGCGAACAAGATCGGCGTCATCAAGGTCGTCCGCGAGATCACCGGCCTTGGACTGAAGGAAGCCAAGGAGATGGTCGACGGCGCCCCCAAGACGATCAAGGAAGCCGTAGCGAAGGACGAGGCCGAAGAGATAAAGAAGAAGCTCGAAGAGGCCGGCGCGAAGGTCGAACTGAAGTAA